In one Vulgatibacter incomptus genomic region, the following are encoded:
- a CDS encoding DegQ family serine endoprotease, with amino-acid sequence MSSFARGLFIGAAGCAALAASLAVVSPISFEGSTAHAKGRSELWHEYGDGRPSPAIPNGFSPLPSLAPLVKTLKPAVVSVSTASVVRSRRRGGPDPFEEFFRRFMGEQGQRDGAGPAPAPRGQGERIMPRSMGSGFILHESGLVLTNNHVIDGADQIEVKLADGREFKAQVVGSDPKTDVALLRLENAKDLPAVMLGDSDAAEVGDWVVAIGNPFGLSHSVSMGIVSAKERFIGAGPYDDFIQTDAAINPGNSGGPLFNSRGEVIGINTAIVAQGQGIGFAVPINLVKALVPQLEGKGHVSRGWLGVATQDLTAELAKGLSLGKQHGALVADVVPGSPAEAAGVRPGDVIVSVDGRTIETYAQLSRTVAFLSPGTRIALGVMREGKQQRLDVTISERTDDEMAARPRSKSPAGEADPLLGLTVGEVTAETARSLGIARGGGVVVTDVQPGSAAARAGVAANDVLLEVNRRPVRSLPEYRDAVRSIGSGEMILLRIQRGDSAIYLAVRPG; translated from the coding sequence ATGTCCTCCTTCGCTCGTGGTCTCTTCATCGGCGCCGCCGGCTGCGCCGCCCTCGCCGCATCGCTCGCTGTCGTCAGCCCCATCTCCTTCGAGGGATCGACCGCGCACGCGAAGGGCCGGAGCGAGCTCTGGCACGAGTACGGCGACGGGCGTCCCTCTCCCGCGATCCCCAACGGCTTCTCGCCGCTCCCCTCTCTCGCACCCCTGGTGAAGACCCTGAAGCCCGCGGTGGTGAGCGTCTCCACCGCGAGCGTGGTCCGGTCGCGCCGCAGGGGAGGCCCCGATCCCTTCGAGGAGTTCTTCCGGCGGTTCATGGGGGAGCAGGGCCAGCGCGATGGCGCCGGGCCCGCGCCCGCGCCGAGAGGGCAGGGCGAGCGGATCATGCCCCGCTCCATGGGCTCCGGCTTCATCCTCCACGAGAGCGGCCTCGTCCTCACCAACAACCACGTCATCGACGGCGCCGATCAGATCGAGGTCAAGCTCGCCGACGGTCGCGAGTTCAAGGCCCAGGTCGTCGGCAGCGATCCGAAGACCGACGTGGCGCTCCTGCGGCTCGAGAACGCCAAGGATCTCCCGGCGGTGATGCTCGGCGACTCCGACGCGGCCGAGGTCGGCGATTGGGTCGTCGCCATCGGAAACCCCTTCGGCCTCTCGCACTCCGTCTCGATGGGCATCGTCTCCGCCAAGGAGCGGTTCATCGGCGCCGGGCCCTACGACGATTTCATCCAGACCGACGCCGCCATCAACCCCGGCAACTCGGGCGGACCCCTCTTCAACTCCCGCGGCGAGGTCATCGGCATCAACACCGCCATCGTGGCCCAGGGGCAGGGGATCGGCTTCGCCGTCCCGATCAATCTGGTCAAGGCCCTCGTGCCCCAGCTCGAGGGCAAGGGGCACGTCTCCCGCGGTTGGCTGGGGGTCGCGACGCAGGATCTCACCGCCGAGCTCGCGAAGGGCCTCTCGCTGGGGAAGCAGCACGGCGCCCTCGTCGCCGACGTCGTCCCGGGCAGCCCCGCCGAGGCGGCGGGCGTGCGTCCCGGCGACGTGATCGTCTCCGTGGACGGTCGGACCATTGAGACCTACGCCCAGCTCTCGAGGACGGTCGCCTTCCTCAGCCCCGGGACCCGGATCGCCCTCGGCGTGATGCGGGAGGGCAAGCAGCAGCGGCTCGACGTCACCATCTCGGAGCGCACGGACGACGAGATGGCGGCGCGACCCAGGTCGAAGTCGCCTGCGGGCGAGGCGGATCCCCTCCTCGGCCTGACCGTCGGCGAGGTCACCGCCGAGACCGCGCGCTCCCTCGGGATCGCGCGAGGCGGCGGCGTCGTCGTCACCGACGTCCAGCCGGGCAGCGCCGCCGCGCGGGCAGGCGTCGCCGCGAACGACGTGCTCCTCGAGGTCAACCGCCGGCCGGTCCGGAGCCTGCCGGAATACCGCGACGCGGTTCGCTCGATCGGCTCCGGCGAGATGATTCTCCTACGCATCCAGCGGGGCGACAGCGCGATCTACCTCGCCGTTCGTCCAGGCTGA
- the ftsH gene encoding ATP-dependent zinc metalloprotease FtsH, with the protein MSTQPAQNPGGKKQPQGSGQDSPKLKLGSPLGIILLLIVGFFLFRGFFENVGVTRVPYSEFLTAIDAGRFQRVVIGDSWVKGYVAAQPGRAPPKPDKPVLGRDAGALPWMANTIQGAQPQLVDKLQSKGVEYEAVRSSNFGELILIWIVPIVLAILFWSWMMRRVGTQMGQGPPGVMTFGKSRAKLHMESDTGVGFKDVAGIDEAVEELKEIVDFLKMPEKFRRLGGKIPKGVMLVGPPGTGKTLLARAVAGEAGVPFFSLSGSEFVEMFVGVGAARVRDLFQQAQTRAPCIIFIDELDAIGKSRNSGIMGHDEREQTLNQLLAEMDGFDSRVGLIILAATNRPEILDPALMRPGRFDRQVLVDRPDKRGRERILEIHARDVKLSRDVDLKVIASRTPGFAGADLANIVNEAALLAARRGKDEVTRSELEEAIERVVAGLEKKSRRLNEREKEIVAYHESGHTIVGWFLPRTERVQKVSIIPRGVAALGYTMQMPLEDRYLMTVPELRDKIAALLGGRAAEELIVGEISTGAANDLQQATDIAAAMVREYGMSESIGPVSLGDRRRAAFLQQTGNPSEMRGYSEQLHRLVDSEIQRIIQEGLETARHLIRAHRTKLESLAARLLQQEVVEEEEIERILGAKASDQYTPVRSGGEILAPPSLMGSGKAATGDE; encoded by the coding sequence ATGTCGACGCAGCCGGCACAGAACCCTGGCGGCAAGAAGCAGCCTCAGGGGTCGGGCCAGGACTCACCTAAGCTCAAGCTCGGCTCCCCGCTCGGGATCATCCTCCTCCTGATCGTAGGCTTCTTCCTCTTCCGCGGCTTCTTCGAGAACGTCGGCGTCACCCGCGTTCCCTACTCGGAGTTCCTCACGGCGATCGACGCGGGCCGCTTCCAGCGCGTCGTGATCGGCGACTCCTGGGTGAAAGGCTACGTCGCCGCACAGCCCGGACGTGCGCCGCCGAAGCCCGACAAGCCGGTCCTCGGCCGTGATGCCGGGGCCCTTCCCTGGATGGCGAACACCATACAGGGCGCTCAGCCTCAGCTCGTCGACAAGCTCCAGTCCAAGGGCGTCGAGTACGAAGCGGTCCGCTCCTCCAACTTCGGCGAGCTGATCCTGATCTGGATCGTCCCGATCGTCCTCGCGATCCTCTTCTGGAGCTGGATGATGCGGCGGGTCGGCACGCAGATGGGCCAGGGCCCGCCGGGCGTCATGACCTTCGGCAAGTCCCGGGCGAAGCTCCACATGGAGTCCGACACCGGCGTCGGCTTCAAGGACGTGGCCGGCATCGATGAGGCCGTCGAAGAGCTCAAGGAGATCGTCGACTTCCTCAAGATGCCGGAGAAGTTCCGGCGCCTCGGCGGCAAGATCCCCAAGGGCGTGATGCTCGTCGGCCCGCCCGGCACCGGCAAGACCCTCCTCGCTCGCGCGGTTGCAGGCGAGGCGGGCGTGCCCTTCTTCAGCCTCTCGGGCTCCGAGTTCGTCGAGATGTTCGTCGGCGTCGGCGCCGCGCGGGTCCGCGACCTCTTCCAGCAGGCCCAGACCCGGGCGCCGTGCATCATCTTCATCGACGAGCTCGACGCGATCGGCAAGAGCCGCAATTCGGGGATCATGGGCCACGACGAGCGGGAGCAGACGCTCAACCAGCTCCTCGCCGAGATGGACGGCTTCGACAGCCGGGTGGGGCTCATCATCCTCGCCGCCACCAACCGGCCCGAGATCCTCGATCCCGCCCTGATGCGGCCCGGACGCTTCGACCGCCAGGTGCTCGTGGATCGGCCCGACAAGCGCGGGCGCGAGCGGATCCTCGAGATCCACGCAAGGGATGTGAAGCTCTCCCGCGACGTCGACCTGAAGGTCATCGCCTCGCGCACCCCCGGTTTCGCGGGCGCCGACCTGGCCAACATCGTGAACGAGGCGGCGCTCCTCGCGGCTCGGCGTGGGAAGGACGAGGTCACGCGGTCCGAGCTCGAGGAGGCGATCGAGCGGGTGGTCGCCGGCCTGGAGAAGAAGAGCCGGCGGCTCAACGAGCGCGAGAAGGAGATCGTCGCCTACCACGAGTCCGGCCACACCATCGTGGGCTGGTTCCTCCCACGCACCGAGCGGGTGCAGAAGGTCTCGATCATCCCTCGCGGCGTCGCAGCCCTCGGCTACACCATGCAGATGCCCCTCGAGGACCGATACCTCATGACCGTCCCCGAGCTGCGCGACAAGATCGCGGCGTTGCTGGGAGGCCGGGCGGCGGAAGAGCTGATCGTCGGGGAGATCTCCACAGGCGCAGCCAACGATCTCCAGCAGGCCACCGACATCGCCGCGGCGATGGTCCGTGAGTACGGGATGAGCGAGTCGATCGGCCCCGTGTCCCTGGGGGATCGGCGCCGCGCCGCCTTCCTCCAGCAGACCGGCAATCCGAGTGAGATGCGCGGTTACTCGGAGCAACTGCATCGGCTGGTGGACTCCGAGATCCAGCGGATCATCCAGGAGGGGCTCGAGACGGCCCGGCACCTGATCCGCGCGCACCGCACGAAGCTCGAGTCGCTGGCGGCCCGCCTCCTCCAGCAGGAGGTGGTCGAAGAGGAGGAGATCGAGCGGATCCTCGGGGCAAAGGCCTCCGACCAGTACACCCCGGTGCGAAGCGGCGGCGAGATCCTCGCTCCCCCATCGCTGATGGGATCGGGCAAGGCGGCCACCGGCGACGAGTAG
- the hutI gene encoding imidazolonepropionase, translated as MIEADLIIHSAGAVVTCAGDPSAGPEAALGILKGGAIAARAGWIVWVGPQESLSREVLPLPSAVTIDAAGGLVAPGYVDAHTHLVFAGDRAREFSLRCGGASYQELLAAGGGILATVRATRAASEDELVELALPRVRRLVSEGVTTVEVKSGYGLTIEDELKILRAVRRLGQESPVEVVGTLLPLHALPPDAGDRDAWVARMIDELLPVVAGEGLARFADVFVEQGAFTHEEARMLAAAAKAHGLGVRLHVDQLTAGRGAELAAELGAVTADHLETITPEGVEALAKAGVAATLLPISTLYLKCPSYAPGRVLADAGVRLALGSNCNPGSAMTESFSLALSLACLGNGLTASEAFLAATAGGAAALGLGDRGRLEVGLRADLVLHGAPSVEHLAYHLAARHARAVIIGGELVHEDRELPPLCA; from the coding sequence GTGATCGAAGCCGACCTGATCATCCATTCCGCCGGTGCCGTCGTCACCTGCGCCGGCGATCCGTCCGCCGGCCCCGAAGCTGCGCTCGGGATCCTGAAGGGCGGGGCGATCGCCGCGCGCGCCGGCTGGATCGTTTGGGTCGGCCCCCAGGAGAGTCTCTCACGGGAGGTGCTTCCGCTTCCGTCCGCGGTCACCATCGACGCCGCCGGGGGCCTCGTGGCGCCAGGCTACGTCGACGCGCACACCCACCTCGTCTTCGCCGGCGATCGCGCGCGGGAGTTCTCCCTGCGCTGCGGCGGCGCGAGCTACCAGGAGCTCCTGGCAGCCGGTGGCGGGATCCTCGCGACGGTTCGCGCCACCCGGGCAGCTTCGGAGGACGAGCTGGTGGAGCTCGCGCTTCCCCGCGTCCGGCGCCTCGTCTCGGAGGGCGTCACCACCGTGGAGGTCAAGAGCGGCTACGGTCTCACGATCGAGGACGAGCTCAAGATCCTGCGGGCCGTTCGCCGCCTGGGGCAGGAGTCTCCGGTCGAGGTCGTCGGGACCCTCCTCCCCCTCCACGCGCTGCCTCCGGACGCTGGCGACCGGGACGCATGGGTCGCCCGCATGATCGACGAGCTCCTCCCCGTGGTGGCGGGAGAGGGGCTCGCGCGCTTCGCGGACGTCTTCGTGGAGCAGGGCGCCTTCACCCACGAAGAGGCCCGGATGCTCGCCGCTGCGGCGAAGGCCCATGGGCTCGGCGTCCGCCTCCACGTCGATCAGCTCACGGCGGGCAGGGGCGCGGAGCTCGCGGCGGAGCTCGGCGCGGTCACCGCCGATCACCTCGAGACCATCACGCCCGAGGGCGTCGAGGCCCTGGCGAAGGCGGGGGTCGCCGCGACGCTGCTGCCGATCTCGACCCTTTACTTGAAGTGTCCGTCGTATGCACCTGGTCGCGTCCTCGCCGATGCGGGGGTTCGGCTCGCCCTTGGCAGCAACTGCAACCCCGGGAGCGCCATGACGGAGAGCTTCTCGCTCGCTTTGTCGCTCGCCTGCCTGGGCAACGGCCTGACGGCCTCCGAGGCATTCCTTGCCGCGACCGCCGGCGGCGCCGCGGCGCTCGGCCTCGGCGATCGCGGCCGGCTCGAGGTGGGCCTGCGCGCCGATCTCGTCCTCCACGGCGCGCCGAGCGTCGAGCACCTCGCCTATCACCTCGCCGCCCGCCACGCCCGGGCCGTGATCATCGGCGGGGAGCTCGTCCACGAGGACCGGGAGCTCCCACCCCTTTGCGCATGA
- a CDS encoding Glu/Leu/Phe/Val family dehydrogenase: MKVSSPEHRKNVYTEAMEVFHAAADLVGLNGRVRLELEEPDYEHIFYVTADLNDRLAPIAPAEGARYAKLAASSLRQDALIPLFDGKFSLRPDGLRGADLHVENGVIRLGEKGLFHIEEGKSRRFKAYRVQHNQARGPYKGGTRYHNAVSLDVFKMLAAEMTWKTAIADVPFGGGKGGIKLDPREYSKDELEAISLRYMYKLKPMIGPDIDIPAPDVGTNGEVMAWMFRQFSDGERERHTMRGIVTGKDVKIGGSEGRVKATGQGLAFCVEEWFQDQGLSLEGSRFILQGFGNVGSCAAEILCAMGARLIAVNDADGTVYNPDGLDVAALVAHVHQNRENLKRSVAGFAGGQAISKNDFWEIEADFLLPCALGDEITGDVASRIKVKLVAEGANHPTTPEGDEVLAARKIDLIPDIIANSGGVTVSYYEWIQNKRMEHWTEAEVNARLEKAIKSNYRIIKDISLDRPRRTPEFNSTPFMIGRKIPTRTAAMVLALKRIEAHYLIEGFSQ; encoded by the coding sequence ATGAAAGTCTCGTCTCCCGAGCATCGCAAGAATGTCTACACGGAAGCGATGGAGGTATTCCACGCAGCCGCCGACCTCGTCGGTCTCAATGGTCGTGTTCGTCTGGAGCTCGAGGAGCCCGACTACGAGCACATCTTCTACGTCACTGCCGACCTGAACGACCGCCTCGCTCCGATCGCGCCGGCCGAGGGCGCTCGCTATGCGAAGCTGGCCGCGTCGTCGCTCCGGCAGGACGCGCTGATCCCGCTCTTCGACGGCAAGTTCAGCCTCCGCCCGGACGGCCTTCGCGGCGCCGATCTCCACGTGGAAAACGGAGTGATCCGCCTCGGGGAGAAGGGCCTCTTCCACATCGAGGAGGGGAAGTCCCGCCGGTTCAAGGCCTATCGGGTCCAGCACAACCAGGCCCGCGGCCCCTACAAGGGTGGAACGCGCTACCACAACGCGGTCTCGCTCGACGTCTTCAAGATGCTCGCGGCGGAGATGACCTGGAAGACCGCGATCGCGGACGTCCCTTTCGGCGGCGGCAAGGGCGGCATCAAGCTCGACCCCCGCGAGTACAGCAAGGACGAGCTCGAGGCGATCTCGCTGCGCTACATGTACAAGCTCAAGCCGATGATCGGCCCCGACATCGACATCCCCGCGCCGGACGTCGGCACCAACGGGGAAGTCATGGCGTGGATGTTCCGCCAGTTCAGCGACGGTGAGCGTGAGCGGCACACGATGCGCGGCATCGTGACCGGCAAGGACGTCAAGATCGGCGGTTCCGAGGGCCGGGTGAAGGCCACCGGGCAGGGCCTCGCGTTCTGCGTGGAGGAGTGGTTCCAGGATCAGGGCCTCTCCCTCGAGGGCTCCCGCTTCATCCTCCAGGGCTTCGGCAACGTCGGCTCCTGCGCCGCGGAGATCCTCTGCGCGATGGGCGCGCGACTCATCGCGGTCAACGACGCGGATGGGACCGTCTACAACCCGGACGGCCTCGACGTCGCGGCGCTGGTCGCCCACGTCCACCAGAACAGGGAGAACCTGAAGCGCTCGGTGGCGGGCTTCGCCGGCGGCCAGGCGATCTCGAAGAACGACTTCTGGGAGATCGAGGCGGACTTCCTCCTCCCCTGCGCTCTCGGCGACGAGATCACGGGCGACGTGGCGAGCAGGATCAAGGTGAAGCTGGTGGCGGAAGGCGCGAACCACCCCACCACGCCCGAGGGCGACGAGGTGCTCGCGGCCCGGAAAATCGACCTGATCCCGGACATCATCGCCAACTCCGGCGGTGTCACCGTGTCGTACTACGAGTGGATCCAGAACAAGCGGATGGAGCACTGGACCGAGGCGGAGGTCAACGCCCGGCTCGAGAAGGCGATCAAGTCCAACTACCGGATCATCAAGGACATCTCCCTTGACCGTCCGCGCCGTACGCCGGAGTTCAACTCCACGCCGTTCATGATCGGGCGCAAGATCCCGACCCGGACCGCGGCCATGGTCCTCGCGCTCAAGCGGATCGAGGCGCACTACCTCATCGAGGGCTTCTCCCAGTAA
- a CDS encoding nucleotide exchange factor GrpE encodes MENPEETQKPTETSEERVAEASSDELDSLRGQLDAKSKRIDELSRAYADALNDRESFKRRMEREKDRQVERAQADSATLLLDAMDDLRRALASSTKDAAALAEGVRLIADALQRRLEGVGVVPVHAEGQVFDPLVHEAVDMVPTNDRESDGVVIEEIRGGWKIGEKVIRPVRVRVARYVPGPEGAA; translated from the coding sequence ATGGAGAACCCCGAAGAGACCCAGAAGCCGACCGAGACCAGCGAAGAGCGAGTGGCCGAAGCCTCGAGCGACGAGCTCGACTCGTTGCGCGGGCAGCTCGACGCGAAGTCCAAGCGGATCGACGAGCTCTCCCGCGCCTACGCCGATGCGCTCAACGACCGCGAGTCGTTCAAGCGCCGCATGGAGCGCGAGAAGGACCGCCAGGTCGAGCGCGCCCAGGCCGACTCGGCCACGCTCCTGCTCGACGCCATGGACGATCTGCGCCGAGCCCTCGCGAGCTCGACGAAGGACGCCGCCGCCCTCGCCGAGGGAGTCCGCCTGATCGCCGACGCGCTGCAGCGCCGCCTGGAGGGCGTCGGCGTCGTCCCCGTCCACGCCGAGGGCCAGGTCTTCGATCCTCTCGTCCACGAAGCGGTGGACATGGTCCCGACCAACGATCGCGAGAGCGACGGCGTGGTGATCGAGGAGATCCGCGGGGGCTGGAAGATCGGCGAGAAGGTGATCCGTCCGGTTCGGGTGCGGGTCGCGCGCTATGTACCCGGCCCCGAAGGGGCGGCCTGA
- a CDS encoding PilZ domain-containing protein — protein sequence MMGQQAQGRDRRGASRFDKAFPVYLTSFSGISRGVARNISAGGMFIETSQLQPLGGRLSICFADPLSGVELSLVGEVRYQCVLEYGGREGATALRGVGVRFIEVEADDPIHAVASVNWTMH from the coding sequence ATGATGGGACAGCAGGCACAGGGCAGGGATCGGCGCGGCGCGTCGAGGTTCGACAAGGCCTTCCCCGTCTATCTCACCTCGTTCAGCGGAATTTCCCGGGGAGTCGCACGCAACATCTCGGCCGGAGGCATGTTCATCGAGACCTCCCAGCTCCAGCCGCTCGGCGGCCGCCTCTCCATCTGCTTCGCGGATCCGCTGTCGGGCGTCGAGCTCTCCCTGGTCGGAGAGGTTCGCTACCAGTGCGTCCTCGAATACGGCGGCAGGGAGGGCGCGACCGCGCTTCGCGGGGTGGGCGTCCGCTTCATCGAGGTCGAGGCGGACGACCCGATCCACGCCGTCGCCTCCGTCAACTGGACCATGCACTGA
- a CDS encoding class II glutamine amidotransferase, with amino-acid sequence MCRLFGFRSAQPLALRQPLLHSSNSLLHQSGAHRHGWGIGWWEPRQDEPRLVRSARGAAADPGFSSLAESVEAPAAIAHAREASVGRVSLGNAHPFTWGSWLFAHNGTIPRFSEVRGAVEAELAPAFRSVASGETDSSRCFALFLTRLSKLAAPEHDPPMAAIAQALGETVAIVAGIADAPGYRPSATNFLVGNGRSMLACRRGRTLFHATRLRAESGHEVAGATVPRLLIASEDPGDDHLWEPTPEEEMVGIDSSFRLHRFDLRDWGIRAAG; translated from the coding sequence ATGTGCCGCCTCTTCGGATTCCGCTCCGCCCAGCCGCTGGCCCTCCGGCAGCCGCTCCTCCATTCCTCCAACTCGCTCCTCCACCAGAGCGGCGCACACCGCCACGGATGGGGTATCGGCTGGTGGGAGCCCCGGCAGGACGAGCCCCGCCTGGTCCGGAGCGCTCGCGGGGCGGCGGCCGATCCCGGATTCTCGAGCCTCGCCGAGTCGGTGGAGGCCCCCGCGGCGATCGCCCACGCCCGCGAGGCGAGCGTAGGCCGCGTGAGCCTGGGCAACGCCCATCCGTTCACCTGGGGATCCTGGCTCTTCGCGCACAACGGGACGATCCCGCGATTCTCCGAGGTGCGCGGCGCCGTCGAGGCAGAGCTGGCGCCGGCGTTTCGTTCGGTCGCGTCCGGTGAGACCGACAGCTCCCGCTGCTTCGCGCTCTTCCTCACCCGCCTCTCGAAGCTCGCTGCGCCGGAGCACGATCCTCCGATGGCCGCGATCGCGCAGGCCCTCGGCGAGACCGTCGCGATCGTCGCGGGAATCGCCGACGCCCCGGGCTATCGGCCCTCCGCGACCAACTTCCTCGTCGGCAACGGACGGTCGATGCTCGCATGCAGGCGCGGGCGCACGCTCTTCCACGCGACGAGGCTCCGGGCGGAGTCGGGACACGAGGTCGCGGGAGCCACCGTTCCCCGCCTCCTGATCGCGTCAGAGGACCCGGGCGACGACCACCTCTGGGAGCCGACGCCGGAGGAGGAGATGGTCGGGATCGACTCCTCCTTCCGGCTGCACCGCTTCGATCTTCGGGACTGGGGCATCCGGGCGGCCGGCTGA